A stretch of the Thermodesulfovibrionales bacterium genome encodes the following:
- a CDS encoding NrtA/SsuA/CpmA family ABC transporter substrate-binding protein, with protein sequence MIRMTFMVVALSVSASLFSCSRTGQKASGPPEKVTIALSATTDAVLAEVAQVQGLYRREGLEAILHLHPYGKLALEDVLSGQADFATVAETPVMFAIMKGEKISVIASIESSHRDNAIIARRDRGILTLKDLKGKKVAVTRGTTSDYFLDAILVPKGVAPKEVELADLKAEKIPQALANGDIDAASTFNPYTLQAQKKLGGRGITFQDENIYTWTFNLVATQEFIRKNPERVKKMLRALVRAEEFVSQNGTQAQKILVDFTGIDIEIVRAVWADTTFRVSLDQALILALEDESQWAIANGLTSATKIPNYLDFIYLKGLQEVKPEAVRILR encoded by the coding sequence ATGATCCGAATGACATTTATGGTCGTGGCGCTGTCGGTGAGCGCAAGCCTCTTCTCATGCTCCCGGACAGGCCAGAAGGCCTCCGGCCCTCCTGAGAAAGTCACGATAGCCCTTTCCGCAACGACCGACGCGGTGCTTGCCGAAGTCGCGCAGGTTCAGGGTTTATACAGACGGGAAGGGTTAGAGGCGATACTGCACCTCCATCCATACGGGAAGCTCGCCCTCGAAGATGTCCTGTCGGGCCAGGCCGATTTTGCGACTGTCGCGGAAACGCCGGTGATGTTCGCGATCATGAAGGGTGAAAAAATATCGGTTATCGCGTCCATCGAGTCTTCTCACAGGGACAACGCAATAATCGCGAGAAGGGACAGGGGGATTCTCACCCTCAAGGATCTCAAGGGGAAGAAGGTAGCAGTTACGAGAGGCACAACCTCCGATTACTTTCTGGACGCCATCTTGGTTCCTAAAGGAGTCGCACCGAAAGAGGTGGAACTTGCTGATCTGAAGGCTGAGAAGATACCTCAGGCTTTGGCAAACGGCGATATCGACGCTGCCTCGACGTTCAATCCCTACACGCTTCAGGCGCAAAAGAAACTGGGCGGACGCGGGATCACATTTCAAGATGAAAACATCTACACCTGGACCTTCAATCTGGTCGCTACACAGGAATTCATACGCAAGAACCCCGAAAGGGTAAAGAAGATGCTCCGCGCTCTCGTGAGGGCCGAGGAATTTGTAAGTCAGAACGGAACTCAAGCGCAAAAGATCTTGGTTGATTTCACCGGCATAGATATCGAGATCGTTCGCGCCGTGTGGGCCGATACGACCTTCAGAGTGTCGCTTGATCAGGCATTAATCCTTGCGCTTGAGGATGAGTCCCAATGGGCGATCGCGAACGGGCTGACAAGTGCTACGAAGATCCCTAATTATCTCGATTTCATCTATCTGAAGGGACTCCAGGAGGTCAAACCCGAGGCCGTGAGAATTCTGAGGTGA